The following are encoded in a window of Catenulispora sp. EB89 genomic DNA:
- a CDS encoding uroporphyrinogen-III synthase, whose translation MDTMTTDSDTPGSPTVTQAGAHPEPLVGCVVAITSDRRREELGAMLRRRGAEIMMAPTMRIIPLSDDRVLRAATEECLRGPLDYAVATTGIGWRAWISTAEGWGLAEPLSAVLASATLAARGPKATGAIRQCGMRETYSPPSESSSELLAWLLARDLAGTRIAVQLHGSADTAFLDALRGAGAEVVPVPVYQWGAPQDTAAVGRLVEAVVRRQVHAVAFTSAPGAAAFLAAAENDGNLNRVVDAMQADVLAACIGPVCAAPLEPHGITPVWPDRGRLGSLARVITAELPPRVRRRLNTPGRDIVVQGNAVLIDGRPVPLSPLPAGVLRELARQPGRVLSRAELLRRVWTGMRRDEHAVEATVARLRTSLGEHADVVATVTKRGYRLAVEPS comes from the coding sequence ATGGACACGATGACAACCGATTCGGATACCCCGGGTTCACCGACGGTCACGCAGGCCGGAGCGCACCCCGAACCCCTGGTCGGCTGCGTCGTGGCGATCACTTCCGACCGGCGGCGGGAAGAACTCGGGGCGATGCTGCGGCGGCGCGGCGCGGAGATCATGATGGCCCCGACCATGCGCATCATCCCCCTGAGCGACGACCGGGTGCTGCGGGCCGCGACCGAGGAGTGCCTGCGCGGGCCGCTGGACTACGCGGTGGCGACGACCGGGATCGGCTGGCGGGCGTGGATCTCCACGGCCGAGGGCTGGGGCCTGGCCGAGCCGCTGTCGGCGGTGCTGGCGTCCGCCACCCTGGCCGCCCGGGGCCCGAAGGCGACGGGCGCGATCCGGCAGTGTGGGATGCGCGAAACGTATTCGCCGCCATCGGAGTCCTCCTCCGAATTGCTGGCCTGGCTGCTGGCCCGCGACCTGGCCGGCACCCGCATCGCGGTCCAGCTGCACGGCAGCGCGGACACCGCGTTCCTCGACGCGCTGCGCGGCGCCGGCGCGGAGGTCGTACCGGTGCCGGTGTACCAGTGGGGCGCGCCACAGGACACGGCCGCGGTCGGCCGCCTGGTCGAGGCGGTGGTCCGGCGCCAGGTGCACGCGGTGGCCTTCACCTCGGCCCCCGGCGCGGCGGCGTTCCTGGCGGCGGCGGAGAACGACGGCAACCTGAACCGCGTCGTGGACGCGATGCAGGCGGACGTCCTGGCGGCGTGCATCGGCCCGGTCTGCGCGGCACCGCTGGAGCCGCACGGCATCACCCCGGTGTGGCCGGACCGCGGCCGCCTGGGCTCGCTGGCCCGGGTGATAACGGCGGAGCTGCCCCCGCGCGTCCGGCGGCGGCTCAACACCCCGGGCCGCGACATCGTGGTGCAGGGCAACGCGGTCCTGATCGACGGCCGCCCGGTCCCCCTGTCCCCCCTCCCGGCCGGCGTCCTGCGCGAGCTGGCCCGCCAGCCCGGCCGCGTCCTGAGCCGCGCCGAGCTGCTACGCCGCGTCTGGACCGGCATGCGCCGCGACGAGCACGCGGTGGAGGCGACGGTCGCCCGGCTGCGGACCTCGCTCGGGGAACACGCGGACGTGGTGGCGACGGTGACGAAGCGGGGGTACCGGCTCGCGGTGGAGCCGAGCTGA
- the nirD gene encoding nitrite reductase small subunit NirD, with the protein MSTEIARDGRDARDGRDVRDARDVRDAREARDGRDARDEVQAVAWTAVCKYTELEPGRGVAALVDGEAVAVFRLGDGSLYAVGNTDPFCGASVISRGITGMRADGTATVASPMYKDVFDLATGVALDAPDVCLPVFAVRRHRGMVWVAPDVTSDYAQDAEHLMGLTPVA; encoded by the coding sequence ATGTCGACCGAAATCGCCCGTGACGGCCGCGATGCCCGTGACGGCCGCGACGTGCGCGATGCCCGCGACGTGCGCGATGCCCGCGAGGCCCGCGACGGCCGCGACGCCCGCGACGAGGTGCAGGCGGTCGCCTGGACCGCCGTGTGTAAGTACACGGAGTTGGAGCCCGGCCGCGGAGTGGCCGCTCTGGTCGACGGCGAGGCGGTGGCCGTGTTCCGGCTGGGTGACGGATCGCTCTACGCGGTCGGCAACACCGATCCGTTCTGCGGCGCGTCGGTCATCTCGCGCGGCATCACCGGCATGCGTGCCGACGGCACTGCGACCGTCGCCTCGCCGATGTACAAAGATGTGTTCGACCTGGCCACGGGAGTCGCGCTGGACGCCCCGGACGTGTGCTTGCCAGTGTTCGCCGTACGCCGGCACCGCGGCATGGTGTGGGTCGCGCCGGATGTCACATCGGATTACGCGCAGGATGCGGAACACCTCATGGGGCTGACCCCTGTGGCTTGA
- a CDS encoding aminoglycoside 3'-phosphotransferase yields MTSLSFTNVPPPDHPVPDPVRAAAGGRPIVPVWYNEAASTFRLGAGPDARYAKWAPAGSDLDLAGEAARMRWAGTYVAVPQVLEQASNAEGAWLITAALDGEMAVVDRWKQDPATAVRVIGESLRTFHDALPVAVCPFSASAEERVAEAERNADSRAHRTLHPDFAGRTRAEVLKRLADIPPVDKLVVCHGDTCAPNTLLTPDGRFAGHVDLGALGVADRWSDLAIATWSTTWNYGDGWQEPLLDAYGIAPDPERTEYYRLLWEVGP; encoded by the coding sequence GTGACCTCGCTCAGCTTCACCAACGTCCCGCCGCCCGACCACCCCGTCCCCGATCCGGTCCGCGCGGCGGCGGGCGGCCGGCCGATCGTGCCGGTCTGGTACAACGAGGCCGCCTCGACGTTCCGGCTCGGCGCGGGCCCGGACGCCCGCTATGCGAAGTGGGCACCGGCCGGCAGTGACCTGGACCTGGCCGGCGAGGCGGCGCGAATGCGGTGGGCCGGGACGTACGTGGCTGTACCGCAGGTCTTGGAGCAGGCGTCGAACGCCGAGGGCGCGTGGCTCATCACCGCCGCGCTGGATGGGGAGATGGCCGTCGTCGACCGGTGGAAGCAGGATCCTGCGACCGCCGTCCGCGTGATCGGCGAGAGTCTGCGCACGTTCCACGACGCGCTGCCGGTCGCCGTGTGCCCCTTCAGCGCCTCCGCCGAGGAGCGGGTCGCCGAGGCCGAGCGCAACGCCGACAGTCGCGCGCACCGCACACTGCATCCCGACTTCGCCGGCCGCACGCGGGCCGAGGTCCTGAAGCGCCTGGCCGACATCCCGCCGGTCGACAAGCTCGTGGTCTGCCACGGCGACACCTGCGCCCCGAACACCCTGCTGACCCCCGACGGCCGCTTCGCCGGGCACGTGGACCTCGGCGCCCTCGGCGTCGCGGACCGCTGGTCGGACCTGGCGATCGCCACCTGGTCGACCACCTGGAACTACGGCGACGGCTGGCAGGAGCCGCTGCTCGACGCGTACGGGATCGCGCCCGATCCCGAACGCACCGAGTACTACCGGCTGCTCTGGGAAGTAGGCCCCTGA
- the nirB gene encoding nitrite reductase large subunit NirB, producing MSPSQRTVLVVGHGMVAHRFVSSLLEHGQPAPAVTVFGAEDRPAYDRVRLSSWFDDRDQASLHLDPYPDGAVEVVSGVAVASVDREARTVTAADGSVRSYDALVLATGSRPFVPPVENHQAPGCFVYRTLDDVEAIAAYAAENGRGCGVVVGGGLLGLEAARALTSLGLKTTVVEFAPRLMPLQVDDGGAAALQGRIAELGVTLHTGTRLDKVLVDADGVATAVRAIRGEDVETIEADLVVFAAGVRPEDGLARSSGLDVGARGGIVVDELCRTSDPRVYAIGECALAADGRVYGLVAPGYQMAETVAAHLAELVEGRTFTGADTSTKLKLLGVEVASFGDAFGAEDGAMSATYSDSRRRVYRKLTIAPDGRLLGGILVGDAGDYGTLRALVGEQPPAAPEALLLPAGTAGSAGIGPSALPDAAVLCSCHNVTKGAICGAIHDLVEKGDGEVTPKQIGGCTKAGTGCGSCATSIKALIKSEGGGGSSALCEHFTQTRSELYTIVRRDRVTTYAELLAKHGTAAKNVTDGCDVCKPAVGSILASLGGLLAEGDSKPHVLDGGQAALQDTNDHVLANLQRNGSYSVVPRIPGGEITPEKLIVIGEVARDFGLYTKITGGQRIDLFGATMADLPKIWQRLVDAGFESGHAYGKALRTVKSCVGSTWCRYGVQDSVKTAIDLELRYRGLRAPHKIKMAVSGCARECAEAQSKDVGVIATERGWNLYVGGNGGARPRHADLLATDLDDETLIRTIDRFLALYIAEADRLERTATWVERYEGGLDRLRSVLIDDVEERGVELEALIAAHVEAYTDEWRAVLDDPAKLARFATFVNAPDAPDPTVAFVPERGQIKPLLTLGRR from the coding sequence ATGAGCCCCTCGCAGCGCACCGTCCTCGTCGTCGGTCACGGCATGGTTGCCCACCGCTTCGTCTCCAGCCTGCTGGAGCACGGGCAGCCGGCGCCGGCCGTCACCGTCTTCGGGGCCGAGGACCGGCCCGCCTACGACCGCGTCCGCCTCTCGTCGTGGTTCGACGACCGCGACCAGGCCTCCCTGCACCTCGACCCGTACCCGGACGGGGCCGTCGAGGTGGTCAGCGGGGTCGCGGTCGCGAGCGTCGACCGGGAGGCGCGGACCGTCACCGCCGCGGACGGCAGCGTGCGCAGCTACGACGCGCTGGTGCTGGCCACCGGTTCGCGGCCGTTCGTGCCGCCGGTGGAGAACCACCAGGCGCCCGGCTGTTTCGTCTACCGCACCCTGGACGACGTCGAGGCCATCGCCGCCTACGCCGCCGAGAACGGCCGCGGCTGCGGGGTCGTGGTCGGCGGCGGGCTGCTCGGGCTGGAGGCCGCCAGGGCGTTGACCAGCCTGGGGCTGAAGACCACGGTCGTGGAGTTCGCGCCGCGCCTGATGCCGCTGCAGGTGGACGACGGCGGCGCGGCCGCGTTGCAGGGACGTATCGCAGAGCTCGGAGTCACCCTGCACACCGGCACGCGGCTGGACAAGGTCCTGGTCGATGCCGACGGGGTCGCCACCGCCGTGCGGGCGATCCGCGGCGAGGACGTCGAGACCATCGAGGCCGACCTGGTCGTCTTCGCTGCCGGTGTGCGGCCCGAGGACGGTCTGGCCCGCTCCTCGGGGCTGGACGTCGGCGCGCGCGGCGGCATCGTCGTCGACGAGCTGTGCCGCACCTCCGACCCGCGCGTCTACGCGATCGGCGAGTGCGCGCTGGCCGCCGACGGCCGGGTCTACGGCCTGGTCGCGCCCGGGTATCAGATGGCTGAGACGGTCGCCGCGCACCTCGCCGAACTGGTCGAGGGTCGCACTTTCACCGGCGCCGACACCTCCACCAAGCTCAAGCTCCTCGGCGTGGAGGTGGCCAGCTTCGGCGACGCCTTCGGGGCCGAGGACGGCGCGATGTCCGCCACCTACAGCGACTCCCGCCGCCGTGTCTACCGCAAGCTCACCATCGCCCCGGACGGCCGGCTGCTCGGCGGCATCCTGGTCGGCGACGCCGGTGACTACGGCACGCTGCGCGCCCTGGTCGGCGAGCAGCCGCCGGCCGCGCCCGAGGCGCTGTTGCTGCCGGCCGGAACCGCCGGCTCCGCCGGGATCGGGCCCTCCGCCCTGCCGGACGCGGCCGTCCTGTGCTCGTGCCACAACGTCACCAAGGGCGCGATCTGCGGCGCCATCCACGACCTCGTCGAGAAGGGCGACGGCGAGGTGACGCCGAAGCAGATCGGCGGCTGCACCAAGGCCGGGACCGGATGCGGATCCTGCGCCACCTCGATCAAGGCCCTGATCAAATCGGAAGGCGGAGGCGGTAGCTCAGCCCTCTGCGAACACTTCACGCAGACCCGCTCCGAGCTCTACACCATCGTCCGCCGCGACCGCGTCACCACGTACGCGGAACTGCTGGCCAAGCACGGCACCGCCGCCAAGAACGTCACCGACGGCTGCGACGTCTGCAAGCCGGCGGTGGGCTCGATCCTCGCCTCCCTCGGCGGCCTGCTCGCCGAGGGCGACAGCAAGCCGCACGTCCTGGACGGCGGCCAGGCGGCCCTGCAGGACACCAACGACCACGTCCTGGCCAACCTGCAGCGCAACGGCTCCTACTCGGTCGTCCCGCGCATCCCCGGCGGCGAGATCACCCCGGAGAAGCTCATCGTCATCGGCGAGGTGGCGCGCGACTTCGGCCTCTACACGAAGATCACCGGCGGCCAGCGCATCGACCTGTTCGGGGCGACGATGGCCGACCTGCCGAAGATCTGGCAGCGGCTGGTCGACGCGGGCTTCGAATCAGGGCACGCCTACGGCAAGGCGCTGCGGACCGTGAAGTCGTGCGTCGGCTCCACCTGGTGCCGCTACGGCGTCCAGGACTCCGTGAAGACGGCCATCGACCTGGAGCTGCGCTACCGGGGCCTGCGGGCGCCGCACAAGATCAAGATGGCGGTGTCCGGCTGCGCCCGGGAGTGCGCCGAGGCGCAGTCCAAGGATGTCGGCGTCATCGCCACCGAGCGCGGCTGGAACCTGTACGTCGGCGGCAACGGCGGCGCCCGGCCCCGGCACGCCGACCTGCTGGCCACCGACCTCGACGACGAGACGCTGATCCGCACCATCGACCGCTTCCTGGCCCTGTACATCGCCGAGGCCGATCGGCTGGAGCGCACCGCGACCTGGGTCGAGCGCTACGAGGGCGGCCTGGACCGGCTTCGCAGCGTCCTGATCGACGACGTCGAGGAGCGCGGCGTGGAGCTGGAGGCGCTGATCGCCGCGCACGTCGAGGCCTACACCGACGAATGGCGCGCGGTGCTGGACGACCCGGCGAAGCTGGCCCGCTTCGCCACGTTCGTCAACGCGCCGGACGCGCCCGACCCGACCGTCGCGTTCGTGCCCGAACGCGGACAGATCAAGCCGCTGCTGACGCTGGGGAGGCGCTGA
- the pdhA gene encoding pyruvate dehydrogenase (acetyl-transferring) E1 component subunit alpha, with protein sequence MTVLATPDKTGSGFPLGFDAILDPSPLQYLDEHGALSGALRDDAPELDPKELLATWRAMVIGRRFDVQATTMVRQGRLAVYPSSYGQEACEIGAILALRPTDWFFPTYRDCVSMVTRGIDTVETLTLLRGDWHCGYDPQRWRTAPQCTPLATQAPHAAGLALAAKLAGDDTVALAFCGDGGTSEGDFHEALNFAAVYQAPVIFFVQNNQYAISVPLAKQTRAAALAHKAVGYGMAGVRVDGNDVIAVRRAVAEAAERARRGEGPTLIEAVTYRMQAHTNADDASRYREESEVDYWKVRDPLARLETYLKAAGLLTDDVVAEANQVAEELANDMRARLGEEPEVDHRDMFAHVYAEPTPQLLEQAAALQAEIDAAQLDAAQLDAAELDAEGEAAR encoded by the coding sequence GTGACCGTTCTCGCCACGCCCGACAAGACCGGGTCGGGCTTCCCCCTGGGGTTCGACGCGATATTGGACCCCTCGCCCCTGCAGTACCTCGACGAGCACGGCGCGCTCTCCGGCGCCCTGCGCGACGACGCCCCCGAGCTGGACCCGAAGGAGCTGCTGGCCACCTGGCGCGCCATGGTCATCGGCCGGCGCTTCGACGTGCAGGCCACCACGATGGTCCGGCAGGGCCGGCTGGCCGTCTACCCCTCGTCGTACGGCCAGGAGGCGTGCGAGATCGGCGCGATCCTCGCGCTGCGTCCCACCGACTGGTTCTTCCCGACCTACCGCGACTGCGTGTCGATGGTGACCCGCGGCATCGACACCGTGGAGACGCTGACCCTGCTGCGCGGCGACTGGCACTGCGGCTACGACCCGCAGCGCTGGCGCACCGCCCCGCAGTGCACGCCGCTGGCCACCCAGGCCCCGCACGCTGCCGGGCTCGCGCTGGCCGCCAAGCTGGCCGGCGACGACACCGTCGCGCTGGCGTTCTGCGGCGACGGCGGGACCTCCGAGGGCGACTTCCACGAGGCGCTGAACTTCGCCGCGGTGTATCAGGCCCCGGTCATCTTCTTCGTGCAGAACAACCAGTACGCCATCTCGGTGCCGCTGGCCAAGCAGACGCGGGCCGCGGCGCTCGCGCACAAGGCCGTCGGGTACGGCATGGCCGGCGTGCGGGTGGACGGCAACGACGTGATTGCCGTGCGGCGCGCGGTCGCCGAGGCGGCCGAGCGGGCCCGGCGCGGCGAGGGGCCGACGCTGATCGAGGCCGTCACCTACCGGATGCAGGCGCACACCAACGCCGACGACGCCAGCCGGTACCGGGAGGAATCAGAGGTCGACTACTGGAAGGTGCGCGACCCGCTGGCACGGTTGGAGACGTACCTGAAGGCCGCCGGGCTGCTGACCGACGACGTCGTGGCCGAGGCGAATCAGGTCGCTGAGGAACTGGCGAACGACATGCGGGCCCGGCTCGGCGAGGAACCGGAGGTGGACCACCGCGACATGTTCGCGCACGTCTACGCCGAGCCGACGCCGCAGCTGCTGGAGCAGGCCGCCGCCTTGCAGGCAGAGATCGACGCGGCACAGCTCGACGCGGCACAGCTCGATGCCGCTGAGCTCGACGCCGAAGGCGAGGCCGCGCGATGA
- a CDS encoding dihydrolipoamide acetyltransferase family protein, whose amino-acid sequence MGGPVSSRDFLLPDLGEGLTEAEIIAWHVAVGEHVAVDQVVCEVETAKASVEVPCPYAGEVVELHGAVGDVVDVGKPLISIAAVVAAPEEPADRARLDAEARDRAASGNGKAGAAGANGKSAAAGGANSGAANGSAKQSSGNVLVGYGTVETGGVRRRRVVSGFGGHGSVPRVHVAPVVVPDAPTERKGARIPVVSPLVRRLAKEGGLDLASVQGSGPEGLIMRRDVEAALAAPAVPTSSSTATGIAERERVPLRGLRKTVADKLSRSRREIPDATTWVDVDATGLMELRATLNRDASAPKVSLLAVLARICVAGLARYPELNATVDVERQEIVRYADVNLGFAAQTDRGLVVPVVRGAHRMSTEELSAEFERLTAAARAGSLPVSELTGSTFTLNNYGVYGVDGSTPILNHPEAAMLGVGRIVKKPWVVGDELAVRRVTQLSFTFDHRVCDGGVAGGFLRYVADLVEEPARLLRGL is encoded by the coding sequence GTGGGAGGACCGGTGAGCAGTCGCGATTTCCTGCTCCCGGACCTCGGCGAGGGCCTGACCGAGGCCGAGATCATCGCCTGGCACGTGGCCGTCGGCGAGCACGTCGCGGTCGACCAGGTGGTGTGCGAGGTCGAGACGGCGAAGGCCTCGGTGGAGGTGCCGTGCCCGTACGCCGGCGAGGTCGTCGAGCTGCACGGGGCGGTCGGGGATGTGGTGGATGTCGGGAAGCCGCTGATCAGTATCGCGGCAGTGGTGGCAGCGCCGGAGGAGCCGGCGGATCGGGCTCGGCTCGATGCCGAGGCTCGGGACCGGGCTGCGAGCGGCAACGGGAAGGCCGGAGCGGCGGGCGCGAACGGCAAGTCTGCGGCTGCGGGCGGCGCGAACTCTGGCGCGGCGAATGGCAGCGCGAAGCAGAGCTCTGGGAACGTGCTTGTCGGCTACGGCACTGTCGAGACCGGTGGTGTTCGGCGGCGGCGAGTCGTGAGCGGGTTCGGTGGGCACGGTTCTGTGCCGCGCGTGCATGTGGCGCCGGTTGTGGTTCCCGATGCTCCGACTGAGCGGAAGGGCGCCCGGATCCCGGTCGTCTCGCCGCTGGTGCGCCGACTCGCCAAGGAGGGCGGTCTCGACCTGGCGTCCGTGCAGGGGTCCGGTCCTGAAGGCTTGATCATGCGGCGCGATGTCGAGGCGGCGCTGGCTGCGCCGGCTGTTCCTACTTCGTCGAGCACTGCTACCGGCATCGCCGAGCGCGAGCGCGTCCCGCTGCGCGGTCTCCGCAAGACCGTTGCCGACAAGCTGTCGCGCTCCCGCCGCGAGATCCCCGACGCGACGACGTGGGTCGATGTGGACGCGACCGGCCTCATGGAGCTGCGGGCGACGCTGAACCGGGACGCGTCGGCTCCGAAGGTCAGCCTGCTGGCCGTGCTGGCGCGCATCTGCGTCGCGGGCCTGGCCCGCTATCCGGAGCTGAACGCGACGGTGGACGTCGAGCGGCAGGAGATCGTCCGGTACGCCGACGTGAACCTCGGCTTCGCCGCGCAGACCGATCGCGGTCTGGTCGTCCCCGTCGTGCGCGGGGCGCACCGGATGTCGACCGAGGAGCTGTCGGCCGAGTTCGAGCGCCTGACCGCGGCGGCGCGCGCCGGTTCGCTGCCGGTGTCGGAGCTGACCGGGTCGACGTTCACGCTGAACAACTACGGCGTCTACGGCGTCGACGGCTCCACGCCGATCCTGAACCATCCCGAGGCCGCGATGCTCGGGGTGGGGCGGATCGTGAAGAAGCCGTGGGTGGTCGGTGACGAGCTGGCCGTGCGGCGGGTGACGCAGCTGTCGTTCACCTTCGACCA
- a CDS encoding nitrate/nitrite transporter: MSAITSDQTLLSTWNPEDEDLWAAGGRRIARRNLVLSILSEHIGFSVWSLWSVLVLFLGPAYHVDAAGKFMLTSVPTLVGSVLRLPYSFAVTRFGGRNWTVFSALILLVPCGLAAFLVKPGVSYSTLLVLAAITGVGGGNFASSMTNINAFYPDRLKGWALGLNAGGGNIGVAAVQLVGLAVLAWSGKGHPGPVAGIYLPLIVVAAVGSALYMDNLPDRRAEKGAIREVAKRGDTWIISVLYIGTFGSFIGFGFAFGQVLQVQFKHDFATPIDAAYLTFLGPLLGSLSRPIGGRLADRFGGARVSLVTFAAMAVGAAVVLAASRAASLGVFVTGFVVLFVFSGVGNGSVYKMIPGLFADQAEATARRLSGALIGLAGAVGAFGGVLVNMAFRQSFLSTKNGDAAYLTFLVFYALCVTLTWAAFLRRRAVFLRHQAV; the protein is encoded by the coding sequence ATGTCAGCTATCACCTCAGACCAAACTCTGCTGAGCACCTGGAATCCCGAGGACGAGGACCTGTGGGCCGCCGGCGGCCGCCGCATCGCCCGCCGCAACCTCGTCCTGTCGATCCTCTCGGAGCACATCGGTTTCTCGGTGTGGTCGCTGTGGTCGGTGCTGGTGCTGTTCCTCGGCCCGGCCTACCACGTCGACGCCGCCGGGAAGTTCATGCTCACCTCCGTGCCCACGCTCGTGGGTTCGGTGCTGAGGCTGCCGTACAGCTTCGCCGTCACCCGCTTCGGGGGCCGGAACTGGACCGTCTTCAGTGCCCTGATTCTGCTGGTGCCGTGCGGGTTGGCGGCCTTCCTGGTCAAGCCCGGGGTGTCGTACTCGACGCTGCTGGTGCTGGCCGCGATCACCGGTGTCGGCGGCGGCAACTTCGCCTCGTCGATGACGAACATCAACGCCTTCTACCCCGACCGGCTCAAGGGCTGGGCGCTGGGGCTGAACGCCGGCGGCGGGAACATCGGCGTGGCGGCCGTGCAGCTGGTCGGGCTGGCGGTGCTGGCCTGGAGCGGCAAGGGGCATCCGGGGCCGGTGGCCGGGATCTACCTGCCGCTGATCGTGGTGGCCGCGGTCGGCTCGGCGCTGTACATGGACAACCTGCCGGACCGGCGTGCCGAGAAGGGGGCGATCCGGGAAGTGGCCAAGCGGGGCGACACCTGGATCATCTCAGTGCTCTACATCGGTACCTTCGGATCGTTCATCGGCTTCGGGTTCGCCTTCGGCCAAGTGCTCCAGGTGCAGTTCAAGCACGACTTCGCGACTCCGATCGACGCCGCGTACCTGACGTTCCTGGGCCCGCTGCTCGGGTCGCTGTCCCGCCCGATCGGCGGCCGGCTCGCCGACCGCTTCGGCGGTGCGCGGGTGAGTCTGGTGACGTTCGCCGCCATGGCCGTCGGAGCCGCCGTCGTGCTCGCCGCCTCGCGGGCGGCCTCGCTGGGGGTGTTCGTGACCGGCTTCGTCGTGCTGTTCGTGTTCAGCGGGGTCGGCAACGGCTCGGTCTACAAGATGATCCCGGGGTTGTTCGCCGACCAGGCCGAGGCCACGGCCCGGCGGCTCAGCGGGGCGCTGATCGGACTGGCCGGGGCGGTGGGGGCATTCGGGGGAGTGCTGGTGAACATGGCGTTCCGGCAGTCGTTCCTGAGCACCAAGAACGGCGACGCCGCCTACCTGACGTTCCTCGTCTTCTACGCGCTGTGCGTCACGTTGACGTGGGCCGCGTTCCTGCGACGCCGGGCTGTGTTCCTGCGACACCAGGCCGTGTGA
- a CDS encoding Lrp/AsnC family transcriptional regulator, translating into MSTANPGQSSTLDDTDRRIVHLLQQDGRMSMRDLAAAVHVSRAHVYTRVKRLLDDGVIRRFTIQVDPERVGFSTSAYLTMKVEQNSWRQIRDTLAALPWVEHVALVSGDFDVLLLVRSASNKTLRDLVFAHIQNMPGVRSTRTLLVFDETDHLPALPGDPELVPDSGPIE; encoded by the coding sequence ATGAGCACCGCTAACCCCGGCCAATCATCCACACTGGACGACACGGACCGCCGAATCGTCCATCTGCTCCAGCAGGACGGCCGGATGTCGATGCGCGACCTGGCCGCCGCCGTCCACGTCTCCCGCGCGCACGTCTACACGCGCGTGAAACGCCTGCTCGACGACGGTGTGATCCGCCGCTTCACGATCCAGGTCGATCCCGAGCGGGTGGGCTTCAGCACCTCGGCCTACCTGACCATGAAGGTCGAGCAGAACAGCTGGCGCCAGATCCGGGACACCCTGGCGGCGCTGCCGTGGGTCGAGCACGTGGCGCTGGTCAGCGGCGACTTCGACGTGCTGCTGCTGGTCCGCAGCGCCTCCAACAAGACGCTGCGGGACCTGGTCTTCGCGCACATCCAGAACATGCCGGGGGTGCGCTCCACCCGGACGCTGCTGGTCTTCGACGAGACGGACCACCTGCCGGCGCTGCCAGGCGATCCGGAGCTGGTCCCGGACTCTGGGCCGATCGAGTGA
- a CDS encoding alpha-ketoacid dehydrogenase subunit beta yields MTATLDGAAQSTEISLAQAVNRALRDAMTADEKVVVFGEDVGVLGGVFRVTDGLTRDFGEQRCFDTPLAEAGIMGTAIGMAMYGFRPVVEMQFDAFSYPAFEQIASHLAKMRNRTRGALPLPVVVRVPYGGGIGGVEHHSDSSEGYFVATPGLHVVTPATVSDAYTLLRAAIESDDPVIFMEPKRLYWSKDRLDTVGPAIGQAAVRRQGTDATLIAYGPTVQTALEAAEAGAAEGYDLEVVDLRSIVPFDDATVTASVRKTGRAVVIHEAAGFGGTGAEIAARVSERCFHWLEAPVRRVTGFDIPYPPPKLERHHLPSVDRILDAVASLQWEDR; encoded by the coding sequence ATGACCGCGACTCTGGACGGTGCCGCTCAGAGCACTGAGATCTCCCTGGCGCAGGCCGTGAACCGGGCGCTGCGCGACGCCATGACGGCCGACGAGAAGGTGGTCGTCTTCGGCGAGGACGTCGGCGTGCTCGGCGGCGTCTTCCGCGTCACCGACGGCCTGACCCGCGACTTCGGCGAGCAGCGCTGCTTCGACACGCCGCTGGCCGAGGCGGGCATCATGGGCACCGCGATCGGCATGGCGATGTACGGGTTCCGGCCGGTCGTGGAGATGCAGTTCGACGCGTTCTCCTACCCGGCGTTCGAGCAGATCGCCTCGCACCTGGCGAAGATGCGCAACCGGACCCGCGGCGCGCTGCCGCTGCCGGTGGTCGTGCGGGTGCCCTACGGCGGCGGGATCGGCGGCGTGGAGCACCACTCGGACTCCTCCGAGGGGTACTTCGTCGCCACGCCGGGCCTGCACGTGGTGACGCCGGCGACGGTGTCGGACGCGTACACGCTGCTGCGCGCGGCGATCGAGTCCGACGACCCGGTGATCTTCATGGAGCCCAAGCGGCTCTACTGGTCGAAGGACCGGCTCGACACGGTCGGTCCGGCCATCGGCCAGGCCGCGGTCCGGCGTCAGGGTACTGACGCGACGCTGATCGCGTACGGCCCGACGGTGCAGACCGCGCTGGAGGCCGCCGAGGCCGGCGCCGCGGAGGGCTACGACCTGGAGGTCGTGGACCTGCGCTCGATCGTGCCCTTCGACGACGCGACGGTGACCGCCTCGGTCCGCAAGACCGGACGCGCGGTGGTGATCCACGAGGCCGCCGGCTTCGGCGGCACCGGCGCGGAGATCGCGGCGCGGGTCTCCGAGCGCTGCTTCCACTGGCTGGAGGCGCCGGTGCGCCGGGTGACCGGCTTCGACATCCCGTACCCGCCGCCGAAGCTGGAGCGGCACCACCTCCCGTCGGTGGACCGGATCCTGGACGCGGTGGCGTCGTTGCAGTGGGAGGACCGGTGA